The Nicotiana tomentosiformis chromosome 2, ASM39032v3, whole genome shotgun sequence genome includes the window GTAGGTCTACCTCTGCCAATACATGGAGCAATGGAAGTATGGAACGAGGATTCTATTTTATCATCAATCCAATTTTCGTTCttcttttcttaaaaataaatagatctttttaCTTGTATAACTTAAATGTCTCATATTTTCTCGAAAAAGTAATTATGTTGATGTAATATAATATGAAATAGATGATTTCGATGAGATTGATATTTCAATCTTTCTTGTTAAGCTGTATTGATTTGACCCTGTAAGCGGAAAAGGCCGTGAGATTTGTCGGTGCCTCTGCTATTGAAAGGGAGTTGAGCACTCCGACTCACTAATGCCGGTGAACAAAGAGTGAGCAGAACAACAATCCGTACCGAGTTTTATGGTCTAACTCTAGTGGTATCAATGGATTCTTCTACTCCAGTCTAACTCGCTCTCTGCTCTCCGAAAGTAAAATCTTCGAATGTGATAGAAAAAAATtcagaaaagaagaagaagaatctacCCAAGTAGAAGTCCATccaaccacttaaactaaaaatagccggtgaaggtataatatatgcataatttatatattatatatgtataattatgtataaacaTTGTATAGTCTATGTATATGGTTAGAAAAAATAAACAGTATATATGGTCGGTTATATGTGTAAAGATTCCAAAAAAAAATAACGTCGCTCAGGCCTGGGTCCAATGTTGTGTTAACTGTTGAGGTGCCTGATTGACTAATGGGCTTCGCTCCGACAACATTTGCTATAAGACCATTAAGACTTCATTTTAACATAGTAACGCAACAGTATAAATGCAACACACGAATTTATAAGCTATCAATAGCGTTAAAATATATTTAAGACACATCCACTATGTAAAAATCAAAATAAACTGAGCAAAGAAAAGATTGTAATTTTAACGTCCAAAGTGTGTCAGAGCCTTTGAAAAAATAATTGATGATTAAGGTTAAAAGAGAATGAAATGGGTCAATAAGGCAATCCCTAGTTTTCTTCAAACTTTCTTGTTTCCGGAATTCCTAACCCAAGAGAAAAAGGTAGGGACTAAGGGCTCGTTTGGTTTGACGACAAGTTATGCTAATGAGATTAAttatgttgggattagttatATTGGAATCAATTTCTTATTGACTGTTTGATATGTTGTATTAATCCTGAGATTGTCAAACTGCTTTAACCTAGGATAACTTATCCTGAGATTATTATTCCACTTCCTGGCAAGTATAAGTTATCCtgcaattatttttaatcatgagATAACTTATAACATGATTAATAACAAAATAAGAGATTAGCCGGTACTAAATTTTTATCCCAagattatttttatttatccatCGTACCAAACAACCCCAAAGAATTTTATTAGCCCTGCAAACTTAGGTTAGAATAACATTAATTTTTgaaacttttttcttttttaaaatttaaaacaaacAGTATTGGTTTCAATTTTTGGAATACCCTTTTCAAAATTATCTAAGCTAAACAGGTAAAGAAGTGATTGAAAGACGCGCTAAGCTTGGTACCCAAACTTCTGTCTTTCCATTTTCTCTTACTCCCACCGTAAGTCTGCAAGGGTTCGTTTGTGAGAGTATATAAGAATAGTGCGGAATAAGATGTATTAATAATGCAGGATTTAATAATGCAGGGATTAGTAATGCAGGggttagtaatgcaagcattagttatgcagatattattttttatataccGTTTGGTGTGGTcgtttggtgtggtgtattaaaaattataatgcattgtataattttaaagaaaaatagatgtttacaaaaatgccctccatattctcTAGCTTTAAGTGACTTTAAGGACGATTTTATCTTTAACcatactaatgcatgcattaatagctTTGGTATTACTAATGTTATTATTTTTTATGCATTAATTATACATAGGATAGTACCaagtatgatgtataactaatacaaatattaattatacataggttgaaaaaatataacaaacaagaTATTAGTAATGCACAGAGCTAATacttgcattattttttctaatatctCCTACCTAACGACCCCTGACTATAAGAATTTGGGGACGCTTCAGATTGACTAATATCTTTTGCTGGTAATTCCTTAACTACATTGTCCATTATTTCTTTGATTCTACTCCCTCtgttctaatttatgtgaacttgtttgattgggcatgaaatttaagaaaaaatggaGACTTTTAGAATGTGTGGTCCTAAACAAATTAAAAAGGggtcagagtatttgtgtggttattaAAGCTTGTTATTAATGGTAAAATTATAAGTTTCaacaaaattgtttccaaatttagaaagatgtcattctttttggaacggatcaAAAAAGAAATATGTTAGTATAAACTGAAAATGATGAAGTACTTTATTTCAATTGTTTTTATCTCGCGTTTAGCGTTGTGTCTTTTTCACTAAAGGGTGAATTTTAACATTCACATGAagaaaagatatttttccaatagAAAAAGAATTGACAAAGATTTCGGATTGATGAAATGGGACAACCGATTGACCCATATCTAGATTCCCTTGCATGCTTAGGAGTAGGTTTGACGTTAAGCAGAGAAAAAAAGTGGCAGTAGACAAACAAAGGTTGGTCCCCATACTTTGAAAATTGACACTTTAGTATTTCCATTTAATAGCCCCCATCTGCTATTTTTGACCTGTGAATGTGCACCAACAATTTCCAGATTTCAGTCTTCCTCTCAACTACTACTAGTCTTAACATACAACCAACTGTTTTGCTATAAATTCCATGCCAAAGTACAAACACACTCACAAGGCGGATTTATAGGTGTATTTACGTGGCACGTGACCTCATGATCTCTTCGTAAAATTAAATATgttatgtatatattttctaaAATTGGTATAATATTACCTGTTGACACTCATATTCTATAAAAGTTAAATTGAGTTATTAACCCGGAAGTATAGGGATCAATTTCCACTACTtatattttttcctcttttttttagCCTCTTTTTTTTAGCTGCAATAGTAAAGTAGAAAACTAAATTTGCCAGCTGCCAACTTCTCCTCTTTCTCTTGCCTCATAATCTTTCCTTCTCTTGGTCAACCGTCCCAAATACGAGTCCCATTTTTTGTCTAATACTTTTCATCAACCATTTGGACTATCCAAAGAAAAAAAAGCGAAAAAGCTAGAAAGttattgttagtcccgccaatattgtagtatttgtaaataataattctgggaaatataagttgtcataatgaaacagtaattaattcgagcccactgaattcacagtgtttccttaaggaatttaatcccctcctagtacccaaggttatggattatttcctcccaggatagaacgaatcacacactggtgtagcggtacttcaaaccccagtgtttcagcgaacacaaagttcggtagcaaatcacacttacagttgctttgtttgaagttaaaacaatgcagaacaaaggagtagaaactcagaaaatcgtatgaaaatgctgagaaggaaggagtgcaatgtatagccaaagttgagcgttttcagttttgtGTTTGtatatctttcttcaacagctgctgcacatatttatagcagtcagctttgaagatgaacgaccctccaccatccatggtggagcatgcactagcttgtttgtggagcaagcacttggccatggtgggaagagcattaggcagCTGCTATTGCaactggtggtcaatacacggattggaacatatccgttacaaatacggataatcttacgttatccaaatccaaatccaaatccaaatccgaagccgaagccgagccgagcgagtgaCGActacgacggcgcgaggcttgctttcttcttaactctttaagagctacaagaagagcaattatatatatacccaccaaaaatgtcttccacttccaatatgggacaatgtctcattgttaagagggggaaacttaaaattttactcaaaatttcattttccctccatttcccattcaccctcattttaagaatattacatcttaaattaaaacctcaacaatcccccacatgaatggggaatggctatatcatggaagtatgcatggaaaaactgtgtgatttacaagcaaggattaatcgcatctggataagtaggtttccctttgaactttccgtagtaaacttatgtcggatatactcggtcaatcggtagatttgatatctttgaaccgtcgatctttggtgtatacctagacaaccataagtcacacaatcaacccttaaccgtctttggttctcattgttgtgttcgtttcagccatgaacaccgcctggtttcataagtgcgtagagaactggccttacaaagttctccttgaagcggctaacacttcacacttacataggtgattcctaaacgtgtcatcctgtagatacactatttgatataccccgtatcaaatttagaaatcattaaaaagccttaatgctttatccttggtactgaacattgtctcatcacgagaacagactaaaattttatttgacaatattgaaccgtcattaatgactttgtttgatttccttgaacctagatcttgggatctccagtcttctaggtagagttaccgccacaatgacttgttctcggccatagccccattccccttgatgatttctcaactacctctctagttaggccttttgtaagtagatccgacacattatcacttgactttacatagtcaatcatgataattcctctagagagtaattgcctaaaggttttatgtcttcgtcgtatatgacgagatttaccgttatacataacgctcccagcccttcaaattgccgcttgactatcacaatgtatgcatattggtgccaacggtttgagccaaaatggaatgtcttccaagaaattcggagccattcaacttcttcaccgactttatctaaggctatgaattcagcctcaattgtagagcgggcaatacatgtttgtttggacgacttccaagataccgctcctccaccaatagtgaatacatatccactcgtggacttagaatcagttgaaccggtgatccaatttgtatcacagtatccctcaatcaccgcagggaatttactgtagtgcaagtcaaagttctgggtatgttctaaatatcccaaaactcatttcattgccatcaatgagattggcctggattgttcgtatatcgactcagtttacttatagcacaagatATATCTGGTCGTGtgcaattcatgatatacattaagtatcccaacacacgagcataatccaattgtgatatgctttggcctttattctttgctaatacaagattcacgtcaattggagtctttgcaattttaaagcccaagtgcttgaatttttcaagtactatcttaatataatgagattgtgacaatgccagaccttgaggagtcttatggatcttaattcccagaattaaatcaccaactcccaagtctttcataaaaaacttgctattgagcatacgcttagtagcatttatgttggcaatgtcattactcattataagcatatcatccacatataggcaaacaatgactatgtgatttggaacatttttaatgtatacacatttatcacattcatatatcttaaaaccatttgacaacatggtttggtcaaatttcgcatgccattgtttgggtgcttgttttagtccgtaaagagacttaacaagtctacataccttcttttctttacctggaaccacaaacccttcaggttgttccatgtaaatttcttcctccaactctcaaTTTAAGAAAGCCGTCTTAATAtcaatttgatgaatttcaagaccatacactgcagctaatgctactaacatctgtatggacgtaattcttgtaactggagagtatgtatcaaagtagtctagaccttctcgttgtctataccctttgactacgagtcttgccttgaatttatcaatagtgccatcattttttatttttctcttaaaaatccatttagaacccaaaggtttattttcaggaggaagatcaaccaattcccatgtatggttgttcaatatggattctatttcactattgactgcctctttccaaaacaatgattccgaagaagtcatagcttctttaaatgtttgaggctcattctccaataagaaagtcacaaaatctggtccaaatgaagtagacgttctttgacgtttactacgtcttggatcctcctgattacatgtactttcttttgtttcttcccgaggtcgtttagatccttcaccaaacgactcacattcctttttatacggatatatattttcaaagaactcagcattatctgattctataaccgtattattatgaatgtcgggattttctgatttatgaaccagaaatcgatatgctttactatttgtcgcatatcctatgaaaacacaatcaacggttttcggtcctatctttacccttttgggtttaggaacttgcacttttgccaaacacccccacactttaaaataattcaagttgggcttccttcccttccatttttcatatggaatggattgtgttttgctatggggcactcgatttaatattcgattagccgtaagaatggcttcccccacaagttctgtggcaaaccagaacttatcaacaacgcattcatcatctcctttaatgtgcgattctttctttccgcaatcccattagattggggcgtgtaaggggctgttgtttgatgaataattccatattctaaacatatttcttcaaaaggagattcatattcaccacccctatcacttcttatcatttttactttcttgttaagttgcgtttcaacttcattttgtattgtctgaatgcgtctattgcttcatctttactattcagtaagtaaacataggaatatcgagtaccatcgtcaataaaagttatgaaatacttctttccaccgcgagatggtattgacttcatgtcacaaatatctgtgtgaattaagtctaaaggatttgaattcctttcaactgatttataaggatgtttaacatacttagattccacacatgtttgacattttaatttttcgcattcaaacttaggcagtacttccaagttaatcatttttcgcaaggttttataattgacatgacccaaacgtacatgccataaatcatttgactcaagtaagtaagaagaagctaaaatattattattgttttccacaaccattccattcagattgaaaaggccctcagtgaggtaaccttttcctacaaatatttcattcttacttatgacaaccttgtcggacacaaaaatgcacttaaaatcgtgcttaacaagaagtccagtagagactaaattctttctcatttcggaaacatgaaggacattgttcaaagtcatgaccttgcaagaagtcattttcagaaatatcttcccatatccttcaacttttgctgttgaaatATTTCCCATATAAATtatctctccgggtccagcaggagcataagtagcaaaagcttctctaactgcacaaacatggcgagtggctccagaatcaaaccaccactgtttaggattttccaccaagttacattcagaaagcatggcacacaagttatcaacatcatcatgctttactaccatgtttgcttgaccccttttcttgtctttcttcggagcacgacactccgtagatttgtgtccgattttcccacagttgtagcagttttcactgaactgcttcttgcttgggttgtattttggaacagaagccttcttcctctttttgttattttcaacaatattttctctcattattgttgaatttccacggcctctcctttcagcagttttattgtcctcttcgattctcaaccgaacaatgagatcttcaagggacattttctttcgtttgtgtttcaaataatttttgaagtccttccacaacggaggcaacttctcaatcattgctgctacttggaatacttcattgatgacaagaccttcagcaagtagatcatgaataatcacttgcaattcatggacttgggtaataacagacttgctatctaccattttgtagtccaaaaattttgcggcaacgaatttcttcatcccggcatcttcagttttatatttcctttcaagcgcattccacaattcttttgacatctccacgccactgtatacattatacagattatcatccaatccgctaagaatataattcttgcataaaaaatcaaaatgcttccacgcttcaatcatgagaaagcgttcattctctggagttttatctggcagatcaggaacatcttccttgatgtacttctgtagacataacgtagttaagtaaaAGAACATCTTCTgttgccagcgcttgaaatcaatcccgaaaattttttcgggtttttctgccggtgccaacgccggtgttcggcttgttgATGCGTTGACAGTCACCGTCGGAAcaacttggttttcgctttcagtcgtcatttttttctgtaaaagaatgacacaaacaaacgtttaataaacgttttcaaactggagtaaaaatcacgtagattttaatctccaacaaaataccacgaaggctttactctccaaaatgggagtacacaaaatcacaaaggttttagtttgcagaataataagaataacacaaatacagaaataaataattaaattccttaagcttgttagtcccgccaatattgctatatttataaataataattctgaaaaatataagttatcgtaatgaaacagtaattaattctaGTCCACTGAATTctcagtgtttccttaaggaatttaattccctcctagtacccaaggttatggattatttcctcctagGATAGAACAAATCACATACTAGTGTAGCGGTatttcaaaccccagtgtttcagcgaacacaaagttcggtagcaaatcacacttacagttgctttgtttgaagttaaaacaatgcagaacaaaggagtagaaactcagaaaatcgtatgaaaatgctgagaaggaaggagtgcaatgtatagccaaagttgagcgttttcagttttgtatttgtatatctttcttcaacagctgctgcacatatttatagcagtcagctttgaagatgaacgaccctccaccctctatggtggagcatgcactagcttgtttgtggagcaagcacttggtcatggtgggaagagcattaggcaactggtggtcaatacacggattggaacatatccgttacaaatgcggataatcttacgttaatatttactattaacaaataaatttggtccaaaaaattaatcaattaatTGACCGAAGCCGAAcacgagccgagcgagcgacgacgacggtgcgaggcttgctttcttcttaactctttaagagctacaagaagagcaattatatatatacccaccaaaaatcttttcctcttccaatatgggacaatgtctcattgtcaagagggggaaacttaaaattttactaaaaaaatttattttctctccatttttcattcaccctcattttaagactatttcatcttaaataacaaaaatctCAAACACTTATATAAAGAAACTGATTGCATGTAAGTTGTAACCCCTTTTTCCTTTTTATCTCTTTCGTTTGATTATTCACAGATCCATTATCACCCAACCTCCGGTTTTAGTAATTCTTTGTTCTTTAAAGATAGTGTAATGAGATTTTGacacttttaaaaataaattaacgtGCTATAAAAGATTATTTCAAGTTATTATTTATGACCTGATAGTATGAAAAATGTTATATTGTCTATAAAAAGAAGTTAAACTTCTTTTTTCCTGCGCGTGAATTGGTTTAGTCCACTATAACTGATTAAGAAACATAAAGCAGATAACCTattattgcatatgtttcatTTTACaaaacattttttatttttagtttgtttaaaaaaagaataacatttttatatattttgaaattatttttaacttaaacttttttATTTTACCCTACTAGATAATCATATAACCACATaaatatcatgaaaatatttAACACATAAATTCTAATGGTACTTTTATTATGTAACAAAAGTTTTTGTTTCTTTCTTAAATATATTCATGCTCAGCCAAGtgccaaatcaaataaaatgatAGGAAGGAGTTGTAAACTATTTTGCTGAGATATGCACAACTGTTTCTTGAGATGAATCTCCTTTTGAGATAGAACTGATGACTCAACAAGACTCAACTAGTCATACAAATAAGCTCTAGTTTACATTTATCACCCTTTTTCTTTTGCAGGGCAATTATAACTAGCCATCATTGCCACAATTTGATCTAATTAGGAAGACTCTAAAATGAGACTACTTGTTTCTGCAACAGAAAGGGAATGGTTATGCTCGCCCTCGTACGTAACTACTAGCATCGATGGTTCATCCAAAGCTCTCTCAACATGTTTACGTGCTGGACAGCCTCTCACACTACTACATTTGTAGTATGCCCTGCCATAATTTAGCAACAGAAACTATGTTTAGTTTTAAGAACTGCACAAGAAATTATTGGGAACTAGGAAGCAAAATAGAACCCAACAAAGGAGTTGCTAACAGTATAAAAAATCTCTTTAATCATGTACCTTGGATGTGGAGATCCTTTAATTGGCTTTTGTCCATATTTCCTCCAAGAATAATCATCAGGTGGGATGTCTGACATCTTCATGCTTATTGCTGCAACTCTCTCCACCCTTTTAAGTCTTAattttctgcttgaacagatcaATTAGAAaacaatagtagtagtagtaatagtaGTTCATTATATATTGCATGCTGATGAAACAAAATACTAAAGGAGAAGAATTAAAGATTGAAGGTGGTTACCTTCTCTTAGAACAATGGCATCGACCGGAGGATCCACTACACTTGCCGGAGAGACCGTTCTCCGACGAACAGCACTTTATTTTAAAGGAAGATGAAGTCGACAAAGGAGGCTTTCCAGCAGAAGAGAGATTTGAAATCTTGAAAGATGAACTCTCTGTTTCCCCTGTTAACGTTGACATATTAAACGAATTTGAGCGAGAAATATCTTGACCATAGGAAAAGTTAATGCTCTTTTTTGTGGCCAATTCTTGTTTTTCAACAACCCCATCTCTTGGATTTTGAAAGAATTGGTGATTATAAAGCTCATAGGCAACTGGAGGAACTTGTTGAATTGGAGTTGGACAATAAACTTTAGTATCAGTAAAATCTTTCTTGATTTTTGGAGGGGAAGTAATAGGTGCTCTTCTGAATCGAGCATGGCCAGTTCTGGTTCTACCCAGAAGAGAAATTACGTTCTTGAACTTTGTAACAGCTGCATCAGCAACTATTTCAATCTCCATAGGGGAATTTTCTTGCTTTAAGAAAGAAGATAAATTCCCCTGTTTTTGCTGTTGTTGAGACTGACTCTGAGTTTGAGACAACAATTTGAGGAGTTTTTCGACGCTCTCAAGCCCAGAGGCAGCTTCTTGAACCACTGCCTTTTCTTCTAACTTTGTATTGAAGATAGTACAATTATTCCTACTTGTGTTTCTGTAATCCAGCATGAGCTCTACAGCCATCTCTGTTTACTTGGCCAAAAGAAAGATTAATCAGATGAGGGAGAAATAGATATACACAGAGGGAatatgaagaagaagaggagagcTTTGATTACGGATCAAAGAGATGCCATTGGCGAGGTTAAAAAGATAGAAGGGAAAGACAGAGGTGATGATAAAGTAAACAGTAGGTCACTGACTTGTCAGTCTCCTCTTATCGTTTGGTTGGAGGATTAGTAGAAAAAGTAATTTGCTACTCCAAATTCCTATGACAGTTTTTATAAtttgttttaatttaaaaataattaatatatatatatatatatatatatatatatatatatatatatataaaatttgaacATTTTAAGTTTTAATCTCTTATACTATTTGTAACGATATACTCATATCTTAATAGGGGTGGGCATATTTCGGTCAAAATCGAACAAACCGACCGAaccgaatttttttttatttcggtttcgattttttcggtttaaaattttaaaatttctattttttggTTATTAATTTTTTTAGTTCGGTTAACCGAAAAATCGAATTATTAGCATATAAattttttaagttatatataGGCTAAACCCATAGGTAATAAATTAATACTATTAGGTCCAATCCATCAAAGACCCAATCAAATTAAGTAAGTCTATCAGCTTCCCAATCTTAAAAACTTTCACTCTATTAAAACTTTCACAGCATATATGATAGTATACCGGGAGGATTTCACACATAGTTGTAATTTACACTATGTTTGAATTTTATGATCCATAATAGTGTGCAAAGTTTAgtctatttttttaattatataaaaacaGTATTTTCAAGAAGTTCGAAGTTTTggaaaaaaataacaaattcgCCAGTCCTATTATTACATAGAAGAAATCCAATATGATAATGTTGAAACCGAAAATCGATCTGAaaaaaaccgaaccgaaattagAAAACCGAACTGAACTTATTTCAGTTCGGTTTCGATTACTACCTTTACAAAATCGAAAATCAAATAACTGAATCGAATTTCTTCAAACCGAATCGAACCGACCGAACACCCACCCCTATATCTTACGAGGGTAGTCAAGAGAATATCtttatataggtaaaatattatattttatggtCATATAGTTTGAACAACCTTAACATTTTAGCGAATTTGACTTTTTTCCCGAGAgactttattatttatttttttaatgtcCTCCGTTCGGATTTATATGCTAATTTTTTTATATGGTATATTTGACTCGTTTTTTAATCTAAAAAATTCCTTCTAAATAACTCTAAAACTTAAAATTTGTGTAAAAACAAACAACTAATCTTAAATGTTAttctttaataaattttataatttaaaagtcaaacttcacaacaacaacaaattcaaCAAAGACTCTCCACATACTATATACTCTCTCAACTCTCTTTTTTTGGGTTATGTGCTTACTTTTATTAGTAAAAAAAATTTGCTTGTCTGTTTTTATGTTAGTTTTGATTTATAAAATTATAGTTCTATTACAAGTGTTTTAACTTTTTAGTTAAACGTCGTATAGCTTAATTTAATAAAAATTCGGTGCACCcattcatattttttttttatcgaCTATCTAAAAATTGGAACACCATTGGCAAGATTTCTATCTACGCCACTGCTCATATAATTATTAAAATGtcataatatatttaaaatcatataaaatacaacaGGGAAAGTATTAGTATTTGTTTTTTGTTTGAatatcatttttacttttagTATAACTAATATTAATATTACGTACCACAAAATAGTCATTGTCTTAtattttgtatacggtcaaaacagGGATTGCCTTTCGTATGACTGATCGAGACTAGAACATGATAGGGCAATGTTCAAACTCGTGTTATATCGAAACATGATGCGAAGTTAGATTGCCGAGCTCGTGACCCAGAGATCGATTAAGATCGAGATT containing:
- the LOC104095634 gene encoding probable WRKY transcription factor 15 — its product is MAVELMLDYRNTSRNNCTIFNTKLEEKAVVQEAASGLESVEKLLKLLSQTQSQSQQQQKQGNLSSFLKQENSPMEIEIVADAAVTKFKNVISLLGRTRTGHARFRRAPITSPPKIKKDFTDTKVYCPTPIQQVPPVAYELYNHQFFQNPRDGVVEKQELATKKSINFSYGQDISRSNSFNMSTLTGETESSSFKISNLSSAGKPPLSTSSSFKIKCCSSENGLSGKCSGSSGRCHCSKRRKLRLKRVERVAAISMKMSDIPPDDYSWRKYGQKPIKGSPHPRAYYKCSSVRGCPARKHVERALDEPSMLVVTYEGEHNHSLSVAETSSLILESS